GGTTCGCGTCTGACATGTTCACGCGTTTTCCTGTGTTTGTGTTCCGGGGCTGGTTGGCCCCGGAGATATTGTTGAATCAGAAGCCGGCTTTGATCCGTTCAAACTCCGCCAGCATTTTTGCCTCAAGCTCGGGGTTCACCGCATCAAAGAACAAACTGCCCTCGAAGAAGCTTTTTGGATCGGAGAAACCATAGGCTTCGATGTTGGCCTGATCGGCAACTTCGAACGCTTTTGCGTTGGAATGCGGGTAGCCCCAGTTGTCGATGATGTACTGACCGCTGGCCGGGTCGGTAAGCGCGTTCAACAGATCATAGACCTGATCGACCGGTGTCGTGGATGATTTCAGATGCACATAGCCGCACGCCCAGGTCGCGATACCCTTGTCGACGTCTCGCATCATCGCGGCCGGCACCTCATTCCAGATCAGGTTTAGTTCTGACTGGTTCCAGGCCCAACCCAATTCGATCTCGCCGCTGGTCATAGCCTGGTCAAACTGACCTGCGTCGGACCAGTAAAAGCGCATGTTCGGGTGGATCGAGCGCAGGAAGTCAGACGCTTCCTTGAACTGCTCGTCGCTCAAGTTGGTGTAGTCGTCAGCATTTCCAGTAGCCAGCGCCGCTAACGCATACGCAGATGATGCGGCATCCGGGATAGCGATCTTACCGGCATAGGCCGGGTCGGCCAGCAATTGTAGTGAGATATCGTCGCCCGAGATCTTGTCGGTGCGATAGATAATGCCCGTGTTCCCCCATTCGAACGGCAACATGTAAAGCTGGCCGTCCAGAACGATGGCGTCGACCTCCTTGATCTCGGGCAGTACATCGGCCCAATTGGTCAGTTTGCTTTCATCCAGCGGCTGAATCAGATCTGCTGCGACCCATTTTCTGACCGCGTCGGAACAAGGATGTGCCAGATCAGCAGTAAAACCGGAACTCAGCTTGGTAAAGGCTTCTTCCTGGCTTCCGAAATAGGAATAGCTCGGTGCCTCATTCCCGTATTTTTCCATGTAGCTGGCAAAGAAGCCCGGGTCTTCATATCCCGACCAGTCAAAAACCGTCAGATCAGCTCCACCGGCGCTGGCGCTTCCTGCACTTATCGCCGTCGCACATGCGAAAGCCGCAATTCCCTGAAGTTTCATTTTTTCCTCCCATTGTCTTATTCTGTGTCTGTGCCAAGATCGATCACGCTGGCGCTTTGGACTCCCAGCCAAACTGCGTCGCCGCGATTGAAATCAACCGTGTGAAAGTAGTTCGGAACCGAGACCGCGATCGGCGCGTCGGCTTCCTCAACCTGAATGTGGTAGTGAATGTTCTCGCCATAAAAGGCCACATTGCTGACTTTGCCCTGAACGGTTGATGGATAGTCTTCGGGTTTATCAGCGGTGATTTCTAATTGTTCGGGTCGAATACCGATGTTCATATCTCGGGCGCTGGTTGCAACGTTGGGGTTTCTTCCAATTTCCATTTG
The genomic region above belongs to Ruegeria sp. HKCCD4315 and contains:
- a CDS encoding extracellular solute-binding protein codes for the protein MKLQGIAAFACATAISAGSASAGGADLTVFDWSGYEDPGFFASYMEKYGNEAPSYSYFGSQEEAFTKLSSGFTADLAHPCSDAVRKWVAADLIQPLDESKLTNWADVLPEIKEVDAIVLDGQLYMLPFEWGNTGIIYRTDKISGDDISLQLLADPAYAGKIAIPDAASSAYALAALATGNADDYTNLSDEQFKEASDFLRSIHPNMRFYWSDAGQFDQAMTSGEIELGWAWNQSELNLIWNEVPAAMMRDVDKGIATWACGYVHLKSSTTPVDQVYDLLNALTDPASGQYIIDNWGYPHSNAKAFEVADQANIEAYGFSDPKSFFEGSLFFDAVNPELEAKMLAEFERIKAGF